The Streptomyces sp. NBC_00440 genome contains a region encoding:
- a CDS encoding enoyl-CoA hydratase/isomerase family protein, which yields MTSEISDSGTGAAAGQRFGEYVVVRRHGHVAELVLDRPKAMNAVSTAMARSIAAACDALAADPSARTVVVTSTHDRAFCVGADLKERNSLTDAELVRQRPTARAAYTGVLELPMPTVAAVHGFALGGGFELALACDLIVADATAVVGLPEVSVGVIPGGGGTQLLPRRVGAARAAELVFSARRVESAEARELGLIDILADDARTGALELAGRIAANSPVGLRAAKRALRLGHGLDLRAGLEVEDAAWRSVAFSGDRAEGVAAFNEKRKPQWPGE from the coding sequence ATGACCTCAGAAATCTCAGATAGTGGAACGGGCGCGGCGGCCGGGCAGCGGTTCGGCGAGTACGTCGTCGTGCGCCGGCACGGCCATGTCGCCGAACTGGTCCTGGACCGGCCCAAAGCGATGAACGCCGTGTCGACCGCGATGGCACGGTCGATCGCGGCGGCCTGCGACGCGCTGGCGGCCGACCCGTCGGCGCGGACCGTGGTGGTGACCTCCACCCACGACCGGGCCTTCTGTGTGGGCGCCGACCTCAAGGAGCGCAACTCCCTCACGGACGCCGAGCTGGTGCGCCAGCGCCCCACGGCGCGCGCCGCGTACACCGGCGTACTGGAGCTGCCGATGCCCACCGTGGCCGCCGTGCACGGCTTCGCGCTGGGCGGCGGCTTCGAACTGGCCCTGGCCTGCGATCTGATCGTCGCCGACGCCACCGCCGTGGTGGGGCTGCCCGAGGTGTCCGTCGGTGTGATCCCCGGCGGCGGTGGTACGCAGCTGCTGCCGCGCCGGGTCGGCGCAGCCCGCGCGGCCGAGCTGGTGTTCAGCGCCCGGCGGGTGGAGTCGGCCGAGGCGCGGGAGCTGGGCCTGATCGACATCCTGGCCGACGACGCCAGGACCGGGGCGCTGGAGCTCGCGGGGCGGATCGCGGCGAACTCGCCGGTCGGGCTGCGGGCGGCCAAGCGGGCGCTGCGGCTGGGGCACGGTCTTGATCTGCGCGCCGGTCTTGAGGTCGAGGACGCGGCCTGGCGTTCGGTGGCCTTCTCCGGGGACCGGGCGGAGGGTGTGGCGGCGTTCAACGAGAAGCGGAAGCCGCAGTGGCCGGGGGAGTAG
- a CDS encoding adenylate/guanylate cyclase domain-containing protein — MGRRRQVTVDNISSGADEEPPSSPYRTPHHEVDHTAEPTNDPLAIRLEQLILGADRRYTPFQAARTAGVSMELASRFWRAMGFPDIGQAKALTEADVLALRRLAGLVEAGLLSEPMAVQVARSTGQTTARLAEWQIDSFLAGLTEPPEPGMTRTEVTYPLVELLLPELEEFLRYVWRRQLAAATGRVVQAADDEEMVDRRLAVGFADLVGFTRLTRRLEEEELGELVEAFETTCADLVAAHGGRLIKTLGDEVLYAADDAGTAAEIALRLIETMSNDETMPELRVGIAFGTVTTRMGDVFGTTVNLASRLTSIAPKDTVLVDGALAEELGRHGDAPVSESEAAAETERAEKSGEEPPVYRFALQPMWQRPVRGLGVVEPWLLTRRTTGAPG, encoded by the coding sequence ATGGGCAGGAGGCGGCAGGTGACCGTCGACAACATCTCGTCGGGCGCGGACGAGGAGCCCCCTTCCTCTCCGTACCGCACCCCCCACCATGAGGTCGATCACACCGCGGAGCCGACCAACGATCCGCTCGCCATCCGCCTTGAGCAGCTGATCCTCGGCGCCGACCGCCGCTACACCCCCTTCCAGGCCGCGCGTACGGCAGGCGTCTCGATGGAGCTCGCCTCCCGCTTCTGGCGGGCGATGGGCTTCCCGGACATCGGCCAGGCCAAGGCGCTCACCGAGGCGGACGTCCTCGCGCTGCGCCGGCTGGCGGGACTCGTCGAGGCGGGGCTGCTGAGCGAGCCGATGGCCGTACAGGTCGCGCGGTCCACCGGCCAGACCACCGCCCGGCTCGCCGAGTGGCAGATCGACTCCTTCCTGGCCGGTCTGACCGAGCCGCCCGAGCCGGGGATGACCCGCACCGAGGTCACGTACCCCCTGGTGGAGCTGCTGCTGCCGGAGCTGGAGGAGTTCCTGCGCTATGTGTGGCGGCGCCAGCTGGCGGCCGCCACCGGCCGGGTCGTGCAGGCCGCCGACGACGAGGAGATGGTCGACCGCAGGCTCGCGGTGGGCTTCGCCGACCTCGTCGGTTTCACCCGGCTGACCCGGCGCCTGGAGGAGGAGGAGCTCGGCGAGCTGGTCGAGGCCTTCGAGACGACCTGCGCCGACCTGGTCGCCGCGCACGGCGGCCGGCTCATCAAGACCCTCGGCGACGAGGTGCTGTACGCGGCGGACGACGCGGGCACGGCGGCCGAGATCGCGCTGCGGCTCATCGAGACCATGAGCAACGACGAGACCATGCCGGAACTGCGGGTCGGCATCGCCTTCGGCACCGTCACGACCCGGATGGGCGACGTGTTCGGCACGACGGTGAACCTGGCGTCGCGGCTCACCTCGATAGCTCCCAAGGACACGGTCCTGGTGGACGGCGCGCTCGCCGAGGAGCTGGGGCGCCACGGTGACGCCCCGGTCTCCGAGTCGGAGGCGGCGGCGGAGACCGAGCGCGCCGAGAAGAGCGGCGAGGAGCCGCCCGTCTACCGCTTCGCCCTCCAGCCGATGTGGCAGCGGCCGGTGCGCGGGCTCGGCGTGGTCGAACCGTGGCTGCTCACCCGCCGTACGACGGGCGCACCCGGCTGA
- a CDS encoding GGDEF domain-containing protein, with protein sequence MGDDVRLRAVVTLAQGMAAAHTPRASWRAATLGACEALGGSFAALSVWERELGRLKVLANVGERVEDEAEFPDAETYPVNHFPEIAEFLHERWASGGEPNAWVETADGPAESSAASAGYCHQRVAALRRRGRGSCVVAPIVLRGRAWGELYVARPVGTPVFDRSDADFATVLAAVVAAGLAQTERLEEVRKLAFTDPLTGLANRRAVDIGLDAAVDRFLADGTVVSLMVCDLNGLKRVNDTHGHAAGDRLLERFGSVLSVCGAMLPGALAARLGGDEFCLLSVGPSADAVIAVADDLCVRAAELELGDGVACGVASTGDPIGPLKSARRLFRLADAAQYRAKAARSVKPVVAGRDGAVMRLADTPPPTGDRRHLRGKRPDSRT encoded by the coding sequence ATGGGTGACGATGTGCGGCTGCGGGCCGTGGTGACGCTGGCGCAGGGCATGGCTGCGGCGCACACGCCGCGTGCGTCCTGGCGGGCGGCGACGCTCGGTGCCTGTGAGGCGCTGGGCGGCAGTTTCGCCGCGCTCTCGGTCTGGGAGCGGGAGCTGGGCCGGCTCAAGGTGCTCGCCAACGTGGGGGAGCGGGTCGAGGACGAGGCCGAATTCCCCGATGCCGAGACCTACCCGGTGAACCACTTCCCGGAGATCGCCGAATTCCTGCACGAGCGGTGGGCGAGCGGCGGCGAGCCCAACGCCTGGGTCGAGACGGCCGACGGGCCCGCGGAGTCGTCGGCGGCATCGGCCGGCTACTGCCACCAGCGGGTGGCCGCGCTGCGCAGGCGGGGGCGCGGCAGCTGTGTGGTCGCGCCGATAGTGCTGCGCGGCCGGGCCTGGGGCGAGCTGTACGTGGCCAGGCCGGTGGGGACGCCGGTCTTCGACCGGTCCGACGCGGACTTCGCGACCGTGCTGGCCGCGGTGGTGGCGGCCGGTCTCGCGCAGACCGAGCGCCTGGAGGAGGTCAGGAAGCTGGCCTTCACGGACCCGCTGACCGGGCTCGCCAACCGGCGCGCGGTCGACATCGGACTGGATGCGGCGGTGGACCGGTTCCTGGCCGACGGGACGGTCGTCAGCCTGATGGTCTGCGACCTCAACGGCCTGAAGCGCGTCAACGACACCCACGGCCACGCGGCCGGCGACCGCCTCCTCGAACGCTTCGGCTCGGTCCTCTCCGTCTGCGGCGCGATGCTGCCCGGCGCGCTGGCGGCCCGGCTCGGTGGTGACGAGTTCTGCCTGCTCTCGGTGGGCCCTTCGGCGGACGCGGTGATCGCGGTCGCGGACGATCTCTGTGTGCGGGCGGCCGAGCTGGAGCTCGGGGACGGGGTGGCGTGCGGGGTCGCGTCCACGGGTGATCCGATCGGGCCGCTCAAGTCCGCCCGCCGGCTGTTCCGGCTGGCGGACGCCGCGCAGTACCGGGCGAAGGCCGCACGGTCGGTGAAGCCGGTGGTGGCGGGGCGGGACGGTGCGGTGATGCGGCTCGCCGACACGCCTCCGCCGACCGGCGACCGGCGCCACCTCCGGGGCAAGCGGCCGGACTCCCGTACGTGA